Below is a genomic region from Rhodohalobacter sp. 614A.
CCAACATTATTCTTTTGAGCTTTTGGAAACAGTTCTTCATGTGGCCGCTGCCTGAACATATTATAGATCACCTGGATGGTCGTCACATTTTCATACTCAATGGCTTTCAATCCTTCTTCTATTTTTTCGATACTTACACCGAGATTCAGGATTTTTCCTTCTTCTTTTAGTTTCTCAAATTCTCCGAAAATTTCCGGCCGGTAATAAACCTCCGTCGGCGGGCAATGAAGCTGAACCAAATCAAGCACATCTACATCCAGACGTTTTAAAGAATCCTCGACATACCCGCGAAGAGCTTTTGGCGTGTAATTTTCGTTGATATGAGGATTGATTTGCCGCCCGCACTTGGTGGCTACATAAATTCGTTGGTCTGCTTTTTTGATCGCCTTTCCAACCTCAATCTCACTTTCAGTGTCTTTGTACACATCAGCCGTGTCAATAAAATTAACACCATTTGCGAAGGCTTCCTCTAACGTTTTTTGAGCAGTTTCGGCATCAAGACTCTGTCCCCATTTACCTCCAAGCTGCCACGTTCCAAGGGAGATTTCAGAAATTTCAAAGCCGGTTTTACCTAATGTTCTATATTTCATAAACCTGTGTGTTCAATTATACTTTCTCATTAAAAGTAAACATTGTAAAATCGGTTATCATTTTCTTACTTGTTAATTTTTCTTGCTTATTTTGTAAACAGAGAGATGATTTTTCAATCAATTTCATAGAAATTATTGAGCGCAAATTGTGTGATTACAATTAGATATTGATAAAGTGGAACAAATCGATTTTAAAATTGTTAGTTCTACTTCAGTATGGGTACGGGTATGAATTCGAAGATTTGACTTTAAAAAGTTAAGTTACTGGTTATGGGTAAACAAAAGATTGAGCATCTTGAGATTTTCCTGAAATGTAACTTGGGTCTCGATGGGGTATTGAAGAGGGTTCCAACTCAGTTTTGTACATTTCTGGAGTACACCGAACAAGAACTAAAAACAGAACCGTTTTCCAAATGGGTGCACCCGAAGGATCAGGAAATATGGTCTGAGTTTTTTGGTAAAATTATCAGCGAAAAATCCGGTGATTTTGAATCAGAAATTTCCCTTCTGACAAAATCAGGTGATTCTGTATCTGTTTTTATATCCGGAATACTTATCCGGGATGAGAAAGGAAATGCAGATTACATTGCCTGTCACATTCAAAATCTTTCAAAGCAACTGAAGATTTTTCAAAAGCTGGAAGAAAGAGAACAACAATTCAACTCGCTTTTCAGGAATAATCCCCACCCCGTTTACTATTTTGACGTTGAGGGCAATTTTGAAGGAGTAAATAATAAGCTGGTAGAATTTAGCGGGATTAGTGAGAAAGAATTACTCAGCAAAAGGTTTGAGGATTTTATTCACGAAGATGACCTTGAACGAACGAAAAGACATTTCCAGAAAACGCTAGATGGAAGTTCGGGCCAATACGAAATCAAAGTAAAGGTTAAGGATGGCGTAAAAAATATCCGGGTTACCAAGTTCCCCAAATATTCGGGAGATAACGTAGTGGGTGTTTTCGGTGTTTTCCAGGATATCACAAAAGAGAAGAAAACAATACAAAAGGTTAAGGAGAGTGAAGAGCGCTGGCAGCAATTATTGCGGCAAAATCCGCAGCCGGTTCAAATTGTACAGGATGGAAAAATCGTTTATATCAACCAGGCCGGAACAAGATATTACGGGGCCCGATCACTGAGTGAGCTTATCCGGAAGCCCATTATGGACTTTGTGCATAATGATGATGCAGAGAAAGTTTTAAAACGGAAAAAATTGCTTGAACAAAATCAGCATATAGCTCCGGCCGTGAATAAGATTGTGCTGCTCAATGGTGAACAAAGATATATTGAAGCGCACTCCATCCCGATTTCTTATAAAGGTAAACCTGCCATCCAAACCGTTGTTCACGACATTACGGATCTGAAGCAGAATCAGGAAATGATCGGGAAATCTCTAAAAGAAAAAGAGACTCTTCTGAAAGAGATTCATCACCGGGTAAAGAATAATCTGGCGATGATTTCATCCATGCTCGAGCTTCAGATCATGCAGTCCACGGATCAATCTGCAACAAATGCCCTTCGGGACAGCCAGCTTCGGATTCGTTCCATTGCCATGATACATGAGAAGCTCTATCAAAACGAATCACTTTACGGCATACGGTTCGATAATTATCTGAAAGAATTGGTTGATACCATCAAGCAAACCTACCTTACATCCGGGAGAGAGGTCGACGTATTTCTTGATCTTGATTCAATATCACTTGATATCAACCAGGTTATTCCATGTTCTTTGATTGTAAATGAGGTGGTGGTCAATTCTTTTAAACATGCTTTCAACGGTATGCAAAAAGGAGCTCTCCGGATTTTAATGAATTCTGAAGATTCCAACATTGATTTAGTTATTTCTGATGACGGCCTCGGTCTTCCCGAAAATTTTGATATGCATAAACAACAATCCCTGGGCATGACTCTGATTGACGCCCTATCCAATCAACTCGAGGGAAGGGTTAGTTTTCATGAAGGTGCTGACGGAACCGGAACTGTTTTTCGCCTGCGATTCAAGAAAAAGGCGGATTAGAACTCGAATCAAAAAACCTCCGTTTCACCATTTTTTTGGTCATCGGAAGATGTAAAATAGTCAAGTTACACAGGAGTTTGCTGACGAGGATTATATCAGAATATCTCTTTAAATGCTTTTAAAGGAATATTTTTTGATTGTATAAACGTACCCGCTCTTCTTATTTAGATTCATTTTAAATAAAGTTTG
It encodes:
- a CDS encoding aldo/keto reductase, producing the protein MKYRTLGKTGFEISEISLGTWQLGGKWGQSLDAETAQKTLEEAFANGVNFIDTADVYKDTESEIEVGKAIKKADQRIYVATKCGRQINPHINENYTPKALRGYVEDSLKRLDVDVLDLVQLHCPPTEVYYRPEIFGEFEKLKEEGKILNLGVSIEKIEEGLKAIEYENVTTIQVIYNMFRQRPHEELFPKAQKNNVGIIVRVPLASGLLTGKFSKDTTFDEKDHRNFNREGKFFDVGETFSGIPYETGVEAVERLKEVVGPNTNLVQLALRWTLMRDEVSVGIPGASSDKHVKSNCDASETPPIADEIMSEIDNIYEEMIKPHVHQRW
- a CDS encoding PAS domain S-box protein, which gives rise to MGKQKIEHLEIFLKCNLGLDGVLKRVPTQFCTFLEYTEQELKTEPFSKWVHPKDQEIWSEFFGKIISEKSGDFESEISLLTKSGDSVSVFISGILIRDEKGNADYIACHIQNLSKQLKIFQKLEEREQQFNSLFRNNPHPVYYFDVEGNFEGVNNKLVEFSGISEKELLSKRFEDFIHEDDLERTKRHFQKTLDGSSGQYEIKVKVKDGVKNIRVTKFPKYSGDNVVGVFGVFQDITKEKKTIQKVKESEERWQQLLRQNPQPVQIVQDGKIVYINQAGTRYYGARSLSELIRKPIMDFVHNDDAEKVLKRKKLLEQNQHIAPAVNKIVLLNGEQRYIEAHSIPISYKGKPAIQTVVHDITDLKQNQEMIGKSLKEKETLLKEIHHRVKNNLAMISSMLELQIMQSTDQSATNALRDSQLRIRSIAMIHEKLYQNESLYGIRFDNYLKELVDTIKQTYLTSGREVDVFLDLDSISLDINQVIPCSLIVNEVVVNSFKHAFNGMQKGALRILMNSEDSNIDLVISDDGLGLPENFDMHKQQSLGMTLIDALSNQLEGRVSFHEGADGTGTVFRLRFKKKAD